In Bacillus rossius redtenbacheri isolate Brsri chromosome 9 unlocalized genomic scaffold, Brsri_v3 Brsri_v3_scf9_2, whole genome shotgun sequence, one DNA window encodes the following:
- the LOC134542764 gene encoding uncharacterized protein LOC134542764 yields MKCFVVAVLLVAICASVVLAQAKRPAYLRLCSRSDPQFDKCMVGKVQELLPNLLAGDPELGLPSLNPVHIDELRLDNDITEEVKSRLLVSDLYIHGTDSAKVTGVSSTFADSRVDLDVGLIFPRLVIEGNFRSDVRFRGLPFINKGAFNISLSDVSMTMRMEGKTYQKAGEQHLQMQHVRMRPEIGDLSIYISNLFGGAKDLSDVVLSIANRYWFIFYNENLPVLEERWDPLMTGIMNSVLERVPFDHIFPQ; encoded by the exons ATGAAGTGCTTCGTTGTTGCGGTCCTGCTGGTGGCGATCTGCGCCTCTGTGGTCCTGGCGCAGGCGAAGAGGC CTGCCTATCTTCGACTGTGTTCAAGAAGTGATCCACAGTTCGACAAATGTATGGTTGGGAAAGTTCAAGAATTATTGCCGAACCTTTTGGCCG GTGACCCCGAGCTCGGGCTGCCCTCCCTGAACCCCGTGCACATCGACGAGCTGCGTCTGGACAACGACATCACCGAGGAGGTCAAGTCCCGGCTGCTGGTCAGCGACCTGTACATCCACGGCACGGACTCCGCCAAGGTCACGGGCGTGAG TTCGACGTTCGCGGACTCGCGCGTGGACCTCGACGTGGGGCTGATCTTCCCACGACTCGTCATCGAAGGCAACTTCCGCTCCGACGTCCGGTTCAGAGGCCTGCCTTTCATCAACAAGGGCGCCTTCAACATCTCGCTGT CTGACGTGAGCATGACGATGCGCATGGAGGGCAAGACGTACCAGAAGGCAGGCGAGCAGCACCTGCAGATGCAGCACGTGCGCATGAGGCCCGAGATCGGCGACCTCAGCATCTACATCTCCAACCTCTTCGGCGGCGCCAAGGACCTCA GCGACGTGGTGCTGAGCATCGCCAACCGCTACTGGTTCATCTTCTACAACGAGAACCTGCCCGTGCTGGAGGAGCGCTGGGACCCGCTCATGACGGGCATCATGAACTCGGTGCTGGAGCGGGTGCCCTTCGACCACATCTTCCCTCAGTAG